CAGCACGGCTGCGCAGCGCAGCCAGGCGCGCGCGCTTTCGTGGCAGTCCTTCAAAGCCCGTTTGACATCGGCCGATCGAGTGACGATCCGGTAAGGAATGTCCATGGCCCGCAGGGCCGGCTCGGTGGTTTTCTGATAGAGGCCCATCCACCTCGGGTCGCCCAGGTCGCCGCGATACGGAATGACGATCAACAGCGGCACCTCGTGCAGCAGGTTGATCCGCGCCAGGTGGTAAGTCGCTACGAGGAGCCCCGAGGTGGCCACGACCAGCGCCGGTTTCAGGCCGCCGAACCAGGCTCCCATGGCGATGCCCGCGGCTTCGGCCTCGTTCGCCGCGCCGACGTAGCGAAGCTCGCGGTCGGCGGCGATCATCCGGTAGACGTCGATGAACTGGGCATCGGGAACTCCGGCGGCAAAGTTGAC
The sequence above is a segment of the Candidatus Zixiibacteriota bacterium genome. Coding sequences within it:
- a CDS encoding thiamine pyrophosphate-binding protein, whose amino-acid sequence is MKPEKANLVVTGLKEAGVNFAAGVPDAQFIDVYRMIAADRELRYVGAANEAEAAGIAMGAWFGGLKPALVVATSGLLVATYHLARINLLHEVPLLIVIPYRGDLGDPRWMGLYQKTTEPALRAMDIPYRIVTRSADVKRALKDCHESARAWLRCAAVLLTEEALW